In Danio aesculapii chromosome 17, fDanAes4.1, whole genome shotgun sequence, the sequence ATGACTAGCATCATTaagcaagaaccagcttaaaccagtttaTGACTAGAGACAACCAGCAAGAACCAGCGTAAACCATCAAGAACCAGCTCATGAATAGAAACAACCAGCAAGAACCATCTTAAACCTTTAAGAACCAGCAAGACCCAGCTCCTGACTAGCATCaaccagcaagaaccagcttaaaccagctcatgactagcaataaccatcttaaaccagctcatgactagcaaaaaccagcttaaaccagctcatgactaGTATCAACCAACTTATACCAGCTCATGACTAGCATTAAACAGCAAGAACCAGCATAAACCAGCTCTACCTAGcaatgaccagcttaaaccagcttatgaCTCGTATCAACCAGCCTGAACCAGCTTGAATCAGCTTATTACTAGCAATAACCAGCTTAAACAAGCttatcattaacaacaaccagcTTAAAGCGGCATATTACTAGCAACAAGcagcaagaaccagcttaaagCAGCTTATTATTAGCAACAACCAGCCAGAACCAGCTTAAATCAGCTTAGTACTAACAACAACCAGCTTAAACAAGCTTATCATTAGCAACAACCAGCTTAAAGCGGCATATTACTAGCAACAAGcagcaagaaccagcttaaatCAGCTTATTACTAGCAACAACCAGCTTAAACAAGCTTATCATTAGCAACAACCAGCTTAAAGCGGCATATTACTAGCAACAAGcagcaagaaccagcttaaagCAGCTTATTATTAGCAACAACCAGCCAGAACCAGCTTAAATCAGCTTTTTACTAGCAAGAATCAGCTTAAATCACCTTGTTACTAGCAACAACCAGcaagaaccatcttaaaccagcttatTACTAGCAACAACCAGCAAGAACCTGCTTAAATCAGCTTATTACTAGCAACAACCAGCTTAAATCAGCTTATTACTAGCAAGAATCAGATTAAAGCAGTTTAGCAACAACCAGcaagaaccatcttaaaccagcttatTACCAGTAACAACCAGCTTATTGCTAGCAACAACCAgcaaaaaacagcttaaatcagcTTATCACTAGCAACAACCAGCACAAAACAGCTTAAATCAGCTTATTACTAGCAACAACCAGCTTAAAGCAGCTTATTACTAACGACAACCAGTAAGAACCAGCATAAATCATCTTTTTACTAGCAACAACCAGCAAGAAGCAGCTTACTCTGTGTCGAAACCTACCTTAAAAGCATATTGTTTTCTTCAGCAGGGATAACTAATCTGCATAAATTCTCACCAGATGAACCTCAAACAAGAATCCCATAACCTCTACATATATTCCTATGCATTATTTGAGCTCTACTAACCTTATTGAAGGGCCTCACTCGGACTGCCACTTTCACACAGTCCTTGTTGGCCATTTCGCTTGCCTTCACCCTCATGCTCACAGCAGACACAGAAACACAGAGTGGGTGACAGGCTGAAACCTGAGCACTTTGTTACGCTCACTTTCTACCAGAGACTAGCAAGATGAATAATACAGTACCCCTAGTTCCTGTAAAGATCACTTCCACCGTCTCCATGCTATAAGATGAGGAGCCTTTATAGTTAGGATATTGTGACTGTTTTCTAATTGACTGCTGCTTTTACACTTCCTGTTATTAGTGAGATTAATTTGGGTTAGAGTTGTAAATAGACCAAAAATTGGACCTGTCATTGTTTACTCCGCTTACCTGTGGGTTTCATTGAAAAGGGAATTAGAGCTAAAATTTGGAGGGCTGAGTTTGACAACCCTGGTTTAGATTTACTGTTGGCTTATGTGGATGATACATGGGGCAAATTTTTGAGCAATTTTGCAGGCCAATATATTgaatttaatgtcttgtacatcagtgtttctcaaccacgttcctggaggaccaccaacactgcatgtttttgatGTCTCCTTTATCTTTCACTCCCTTTACACGTCTTTGAGAATGCTAATGAGCTGACAGTtggaatcaggtgtgtttggttaaggagacatggaaaatgtgcagagctacTGGTCCCCCAGgaaggtggttgagaaacactgctctattaatgtctatacctaccacaTCCTCTCAGTAACCTcgatttattaacgtctacacctacccaaaccctaaacccaaactcaCAGCAACCTGATGTGTGTTAATAAAGTCTACTTTACCTACACCACCTAAACTCAGACCTCCAGTGGTGTGAGTCCCTCCCAATTGGAGGTCATCTAACCTACTTGCAGTATAATCCCTCCGACTTGGAGGTGTCCGGGCTGCAGTGAAACCTACCTGCAATTACCCACAGTAGCAATCCAACAGGGGTTcttaaccctgttcctggagatctacctttctagagtttagctgcggtcacactagacttttctccccatagacttccattcatacgcacgcgaatgcgccagaccagaaacgcaagcttgtgcgacaagtttcgcagatcACATCgttgaaaagttcaagcttggtgaactctgacctgcaaaatcgcatcacttcacttcgtgagaccaatcgaggatcaaaacatgagctctcttggaatttaaaatatggaccaatcgctcacttttttaaaatgttgaactatcttgtttaatcccgccccttttcacagtgccatacgacagaattttgcatgcttaaactctaatgtgaccgcagcttttttatttattttttaggggttttcaccttttttaacaggacagtggagatttacagacaggaaagtgtggggagcagacataggggaaagatcggcaaaggacctcaagccgtgaattgaactcaggtcaccgcgagcacctgggtgctatgcgTCGACGCACtagccactaggctattggcgccgatgTGACCTCAGCTTTAAGCTCctaccctgatcaaacacacctgaaacaattAACTAGGacagggtgtccaaactcggtccaaCCCCAATTcaacacacctaaaccagctaatcaagctctttctaagtATACAGAAACTTCCAgtgaggtgtgttgaaggaagctggagctaaactatgcaggacaccggccctccagtaccgagtttggacacccctctACTAGGACGTGAACAGCACTTTATAATTACAGGCAGGtatgtttgatatgggttgcaactgataTGTGCAGGAAGGTGGATCTCCAGGAACATTGTTCAAAAGTTAGAGCAGATGGGCTGAACCAAGTTGTCCTATTGCATCAATGAGCACTGGTTTGTGGTATATTCCTACTTAGACCGCTGCTGACAAACCATAGCCTGCTCATTTCAGAGATACTCTCACCCAGCTGCCTTATAACTATTTGTCTACGAAAATCACCTAGATTTTTACTCCTGCCTATATTTGTTCTGCTTTCAACACTTATGAGAACTGATCGCCTGATCTTAATATGGCCTTATTTGGAGgttaaaatgtttacagtgttttgGCTGATCAGATATTAGAgtatttcttttcttctttttggaAAATGGTTCTGGTAAATTGTGAAGAAACACAATACATCAAGCTTGTAAATTCTTGTTCTGTATTTGAAAGCAAACAGGCATTACAAATAAGTTCACAATGCTGTTCAAAATAAAACTGATGCatctgaaggaaaataaatgtacattattgtctgcaatgaacaGAACTCTGTGTTCACCACCTTAAGACCTCAAAACAGAGGAGACCAAGTGCCAAGCATCAAAGCAAGAAGTCTATCCATGTAATATAGATGATTACACTCTTTTTAAAACCAGTGTAAGGTATTCCTCTGTGTGAATTATCACCCAAGTGGTAGAATCTTATTATCATTTGCTCTTACTTTACACGTTCACACACAATCATtcctgtaaacaaaacaagtaacAAAATAATCCACAAGtatcaaattttatttataacatacCTAAAAGGCTATTTACATTTGCATCAATTAGTAGAAACGCTTTTAAAAACTAAACCATCTCTTTTTGTGTGGTGCTCAAGTCCCTCGGTTCTCCTTACTGTAAACAGCATAATTTATAATACAAAGTTATTTATCccaaattagatttatttattccaAACATTATCCACTGATTATCTTAATTAAAACAGCAGGTTGCAGAGCTCTTACGAAAGAAGAGCACAGAACCAAAAACGCACAAAGTGCATTGGGAGATGAGTCCAGGCAGAGTTCATAATCAAAGCTTCTTCCTCCTGGTTACAGGTTTAGGAAAAATGGCATCCATCATGCGTTTGCGGCGTAGGTTCATCCTCAATGAAGGGATTTCCTTTTCTTCTGTTCTCTTTTCGGTTCTAGAAATGGTTTCAGCTGGACTGCCGAATGGAGAGAGAAAACTGATCTCAACAGGCGGTGGCGGCTCTGGGGCTGCTTTTGTTCTattagaagaaaaagaaaagaactcAATTGATTAGGGGATGACAACCAAACTAAACCCAGGAAcaacattaaagggttagttcacccaaaacaaataATTctgttaattactcaccctcacgtTATTCCAATCCCTCATATCTTTGTTCATCTAAGAGTTcgctctcatcctccatagacagcaacggagcaaaaacattgtcaaaacattccagtGGTTCATCTGTAAACTTACAAAGCTCTAAAACACTTCTTTTagggtagggccagacggaatctgcagaggttttttgccatttctgtggagaattttggtaaaaatctgcggatttctgctgaattattttgtgagtatcataactagaactttaatatgtgaaataaaaagtagtgtttttaacttttatttaatgtttaaaatgcaaatccaattagatccactttatttggtaaacaaagcaagtctctcatataatatatctactaaaagacagaaaatattactgtacaaactgcattgtacataaatcagatgaacatttttatattagtcaataatattactgtaatttaaaaactgaatgaatatagatatacacattttcacaagtaaataaacagaattaatgatgggctaaaaagcTGCAGAAAAtctgtgtgggcctagctatAGGTCATGCAACCTACTGCCATTAAAGTCAGCAGCACAACACAGAAGTGTTGTATTGCCTCTAGTAAACGCATACTCAGATCTGATACAAAAGACATAAGTGAACAAAGTTTAATAAGTAGTTCTTAGAGCTTTGTTTGATTACAGctaaaccactgaagtcacactgaatgtttttggttccttttctggactgaACAATGAATAGAACGTTGccatctatggaggatgagggagctctcagatttcacctaaaatatttttatttgttctgaagatgaacgaaggtcacAGGGGAttggaaccacatgagggagagtaattaataacagaatatttCTTTTTGTGTGAATAAATTTTCAAACcacaaaaaagttttaaacttcAGCCTATAGCAATAATTGGACTTTAAATGGTGTTAaatagggatgtcccgatacaaCGTTTTAACTTCTGATACGATACCGATATTGCACCCTTCAGTACCAACCGATACAAATCCGATACAATAATCAGCACAATTTATGAATACTTTTACCTATTTCGTTGAGTGGAATGTATGAACAACCAATTTATTCACTACTGGTTGCATAAATGTAAACCTTTTacataagaatatataaaaaagaattaaagaatattaagaccctgaaaaatatcttaattgaataaacaaaaatatatgctttaaatacaaaatactaattaaaggtCACTtccgttatttatttttttttacaatcagcAAATGATAGAAACAGCTGAGAGCAGgaacataagaaaaaatatattgttaattaACCAACTGCTAAAGGTTGAGTGTCCAAAGATTCAACTTCACACACAGCTTTTGGATGAATTTTTGATCCAGTTTCAAGCTGAAAAATATCTGTCACACTTGGCAGCAGAAATGGGGAGTTATTGAGAGCCGCGCGAGCATGatgcagcgagtgtttacaagtgtggggtcccgtgaaggagctccggatggagactgctgttttgggtttaccttatgattaaagttgttgcacgtccgccggttcccacctcaaaaTTTGAgtaatttgagccacttgtacattaaggaagctttcagaaaaaacaaaacaccagcgaaggaacttgacacagaaaaacaaacacctactgctagctagcgtttcggaagtgttttgcagagcaacagaaacagcgcacagaagtataaatgcatgtctACGTGAAAGGCTTGCGCCGTAGGTCACGCCGATTActtgacgtagaagtataaaCCTGGCTTAAGTCAAATAGAGGACATGTCCAAGAAAAGAGAATGtattgtcaccctaaataatAAGCTGGATCAGTCTATTagtaaaaggcttttcttttccGCGTGTCCTCGCGCTCTTCTCAAAGCTAACAAACTCAGAACAGGTGTCCAgcacgtctctgtgggtctgcagcagCGTGTCCAGAACTGGGCTACTGAGGTAAAGTTTTATGTGTGGAAAGCGCTGGTGTTGAATTGGGTATCACACTTCTAACGTTTTCCATGAGGCTCGCACGATGTGCGATACGCAGCCATTTGGTGCCTTGCGTTGCTTAGAAGCgtatacaaaacaatgtaaagatcgcTTGACGTGAAGTAAATAAACCAGTAGAGATGTGCCGTTGTTGATAGTGTCAGTGTGTGCTACAGTCACAATAgatacacatgtaatattttttccttaggcgatttaaagcaaaatacacaacgacacacaagcaaacatatctacaatgataaggaacaccgatgacaaaatggccgccgatatatcgtgcatacccaactaaaatgatataactaaagaaatctccactgtgctgagcgagagcacttctcttctgttaaactgaccagcgcatcatcgatgatgcaagCGTGGTCCGGCTCGGATGCAATGTCAGTGTAGGCTGCCGGGGCAGAGGGGAGGGACAAGTGTGCTCGGCACGGTTCAAGGCTGTACATGGTGCGAGTATGCCCTAAATCTCTACATGCAACATTTACACCAATTCACCTGGTTGTTCTCTTCTTTCTGGGCTTAACAACTTCTGTTTCAACTGGAACATCATCCACGAGGCAATTGTCCTATGAGAAAGACATCACAATGCATAAAGTGTGATCCAgaacaaacaaaatgttttgtCAAACTTTATAGGAGGGCTGCTTACCCCTTTAGATTGCAGATCAGCTTCACCTCCTTCACTTAGCATTTGAGGCACAGGCAAAATCTCTGGAACTTCAACTTCATTTTGGACAGCAGATCCTTTTTTCCTTCCTAAATAGAAAGGATTGTGAGTCAACTGCACTGAAGGTACACTACatattgtaaaacccaacaaagTTGCATAAAAATACTGACTACCTCTTGTTGTTCTCGGTTCAGCTACAGGAGCAACTGAATCATCAACAGATGCAGAATTTTCACACAACTTGCTTGCTCTTGTACGTCTAGCACTTGCAAAAGACTTGCTCTCATGTTTCTCCATTTCCTCCAAAACCAATTTACTCTCTTCAAAGCCAATGGTTTGAGTTTCATTTATTGGTGGTGCTGCAGATCTAGTGGTTCTTCTCTTGGCACGTATTATTTCAGTCACAATAGGAACATTCTTCTCACTGGCTTCCTCGTTTTTTAGTCGCTCTACAAGAGCATCAGCTTGAGGAGTTTTAGGGTGTACTTCCAGGGGAATCAAATCAGGTCTTTCCTTGTCAAGACCATCACCTTGATTCCAATGCCTGCTTCTTGTAAGTCGTCTCGAAACACTCTGCAGTTGTGCATCATCAACAACATAGGTTTCATTGATCGCTTTTTCTGCAGTGGTGGCCACGGTCTTTCTCCTGCTTCTTGGAGGAGTCCTAACAGGTTTATTTAGGGTTGTGACATCTTCTGCAGGATCTTGCTGGAAACTTTCTAAAGTTAGCCCTCTGGTAGACTTGCGAGTAACTCTACTAGGACTACTATGTGCTTTGGTAGGCTGTGCCCTCTCCTCTGGGACCTCTTGTTGGGCTTCTGGACGATCAGTAGTTGTTGGTTGGGATTTTCTGGTGCTTTGTCTGAGCTGTATTtctgagatttcattgggaatATGCTCTGTGAGAATCgctttatcattatcatcattatcaccGTGATCTTCAACTGCTGTGCTCCTTGTTCTTCGGGACCCTTTCCTTGGTGTAGCTTTCTGTGGGGTCTTTCGTGCAGGACTTGCAGGCTTTGATACCTTCTCAGAAGGCATGTCTTGGTGGTTCTCATTGGTTTGCTGTACTGTGTCTGCTTTTCTTGTGCTTCTTCTTGGTGTAACAGGAACTTGACAGTCTTGCAGTTGCTTGCCACTCCTTGTAACACGTCTCGGAGTAGAAGGTACTTGAGAATCCATTTGCTCCTCCTCTGTAAGATCTTTTTCTGCCTCAAGGTTGGGTACAGGGaatgttacagtttttcttgtCCTCCGAGAAGGGCTGTGCTGAACCTCTTTAAGGTTCTCCTTAATTTCCTCAGTCTCTTTTCCAGGTCTTTCGACTTTTGTTCTTGCAGGTGACTTGGATCTTCCTGGTGATTTTGGCCTTGCTGCTTGTTTGGTTGTGTTAAGTTCCTCAACTTCTTCAGCCAATGAGGGTGTAGTGGTTTGGTTAGATGGAGCTACATCTTTAGCAATTGCTGACACCCCTGTGTCCAGTGTGGAAACTCCATTGTCCTTTTCTAAAAGCTGTTCTAAAGGCAAAGCATTCTCTGGTGAAGAAGTCTCAAATACTTTCACAGAAAGAGGAGTATGTGGGGCATCCTGTATCTTAGAAGGACCATCACCATTGGAAAGACATTTTGTGTCTTGATCAGAAGTTTCTGCCTCTGGTGTATTTATTTGTTGCACCGTCTGGAGAACCTTAGCTGGTTGCTCTTCAACTTTAGGAGCACCACTGACAACAGGTTCAATGTCTGCTACCAAGTCATTAACTTCTTCCAATTTGTTGTCTGGAACATCAAAGGAGTGCTCCAAAATGACAACCTCAGAATTAGTCGTAGGCTTGTTCTCCATATCCTGATGTTCTTCAGGCTCATGTAGAGGCAACAATACTGCATTGTGGTCCAGCTCTGAAGCATCAGGCAGCTCCTCCACATCAGGATCAAGCATGAGCGTGAAGCCTTCAGAGTCTTCTAGTGCACCGCTGAGGGTCTCCATAGTACCTCTGTCTATAAGATGTGTCTGCTGCTCCTCAGCCAGCTCAACTGGCACCAGAAGAGTGGTGGATGGCCTAAGCTCTGTGTAACACATACCATCTTCCTCATCCAGATCTGCAGGGCTAAGGCCAACCATTACCACTTCACTTTCCTCCTCTGGCATGTCAGTGTCTAGAACCTATATGGCAAAAAACTATGTGAATATGAAGATgaaaaaatacagatttaaaaaatacaaaccctgTGTCTATTAAGACTCCTATTATGGTTTCACTGACAATTTTAGTCAAACTCTAATCAAGAGCTACAGCAAATGGCActttacaatattaaaacaagACTTAATTATGCACTCACTTTCAGCTGTGCCTCAGGTGTGATGAGTGACAGCACCGCATTAGCCTGATCCTGGAAATACTGCTCATGTGATGGAAGTTCCCCAACATAAAGGGCAGAAGGCAGCTGGTGGTTACTCCTGCCATTACCCTGTACTTCATCTATAATCTCAACCTCACTACCAGAGTCCTCCACCTTTTCATCTCCAGACTCCTCTTCAGACTCTTCATCGTCTGAGTCTTCTGCAGATTCAGCACTACTGAGTTCATCACTGTCATTCAAGCTCACCACAGCTTtggggaaaaacaaaacattggatTAGCATTATGACCATGGTGTTTCCAGAGTGTAATGCTAAATCTGAGGTAGACTTACATCTGGACTCTGAGGTTCCGGTTTCTGAAGTCTGTGTTTTCAGATCTGCTGCATTCTCTGAAGTGGTCTGATAGTCTTTAATGTCACAAACTGGATCACTATAAGAAGGAAATTGCAAAGATGTAAATCAGAATAGTATGGCATGAGAAACCCACCTCAAGCAACACATCAGAAAGCATGATAGTCGTGATGTTAAGAAGTACCTTTTGAGTGATTTCTCAGAGGATTCTCTAATACTGGACTGGGTCAAATCTGGTCCAAATAAATGTTGTTCCACAAAGGCATCAAggtcttaaaacaaacaaaaacttttaCATGGCATGATAGCAAATCTTCTGAAATTGTCACTTCAACAATGACAACAATTAAAAGCTGCAGTTTTAAAGACCAAGATTTTAAATTGCATCTCATGTTACAAAATATATGTACCTGAGGTTTCCATAGACTCCTCTTGACATTCCTCACTGATCTCAGGTTCAATAGTGGCATGTTCATGGTTCACCAATTCCCCCATTGAAATCTTGGACACAGATGCTTCAGAGACAGGTTCTTCTGTTGCTGCCTCTGATACCTTGACAACAGCAGGTTCATCAATAGTCTTATTAGCTGCATTTTCCTCCATGGACCGATTTAGAGGTTCTAATGTAGGAGGAACACTAAGAGCTTCAACAAAAAAGGAGGATGTGTTCAATGACTCCTCTTCTGTTGGTTCCTGAGTTTCAAGATGCTCTGAAATCTCAGCCACAGATTCTGAACTTGGTTTCTGAACTGGAACAACCAGCTCTGGTTCAATAGCCACATCTATCTCGAGAACCTGAGCCTCTGGAATTCCTTCAAGCTGCACCTTGGTTATGTTCTCCACAACATCATTGGTATTATTAACACGCTCCTCCTCATTTTGGGCTTCCTGTGTGTCTAAAGATCTCTCTGCATTGGACAAGTCTTCCCCTCTATCGTTCTTCGCTTTCTCAGGCAGCATAAGAGAAGGCAAATCCACAGTTGTGTTGCTTTCTACAGAAGCTGTATGTTCCTCAGAAGTATTTGGAAGTCTTACAGTCACCTCTCGATCCACACTACTGTTTGCTTGCTGCTCTTTCAGAGTAAACAAAAGATCCTCGGGAGCAGGAGCATCATGAAACTCAAGAGTGGTATCGGATTGATTAGATACAAGACTTGCTTCTTGCCCCAAACTAGGCCGTCGCATCAGAGTGGGAAGCACTTTTGTGGACTCTGCTAAAGGTATCTCTTTGATAGAGAATCCAGTCTCAGATTCTACGCCAGGATTCTCCTGCTCTCCCAGAGAGGGCATGCACGTCATCTTCACATCTACATCTTCCTCTTCAGCATCTGAATGTTCACTCCAGACCTCAATGCTTGCTTTAGCAGGAGGAGAAGATCTCTTAGGAGTATTGTGCTCTCTGTTAATTGCAATCTGTGAAAAAACCAAAAGCATTAATTACTGATGCTAAAATTGTTCCAATGTTAGCAAGAACTTTTTTTCATATATAGGGCTCATGGAGTATGACATCTATAATATGAAAGATACAAATTGACAAATGTAGAGGTATAtaactatttacaatattatatgtacagtaatattaaattcaaatttaaatgtaaaccaAGCATGTATTTATCATTTGATTTCAGATAAGACATTTGATTGTAGAAAAGGCACATTACCCCATTGTTCCAGTGAACAGAGCCTTTGGGCACTTCTGGAGAATCAGCATCCTCTATGAAGGTAATACGGCTCTCTTTAGGCCGAAGAGGAGGAGTTATTGATCGTCCCGGAGAGGCAGAAGGGGTGGCCACTGGAGTGGGACGTAAACTGCTCCTCAGAATAGATTGTGGGGTATAGGCTGAGAAAACTGGACCTGATGCCAAGGCTCGAgctctctgaaaaaaaaagaatgtgtttAATGAGGTGGATCAACTATTAAAATACTTCAAGACAAACATACAGCAACATTCAATCAGAACTCAAAAATGttgaatgttttaaaaaccaGAGTCTCACCTTTACCACTTGTGGGGTTTGCAGCAGACTGAGTTCTGGAGCTTTACTGATGCTCTTTGGTCCAGACCATGAGGTAATAGACCTTGTAGGAGTGCCAGTCAAATTGGAGCTCTCTGGAGAATTCTGGGAAGATGGCTGAACAACCAAGTCCAAAAGCCTGGTGACAAAGCAAAAGACAGGGTTACTATCCACCCTAAAAGTTGCCATTGCTTTCTAAACCTGAACTTATCTTGACAAACTATGTATAATATGCATAAATCACCTATAATTTTCAAGTGTGAATTCTACATGTGCGTGGGGTGACTGTTAGGGGCTTAACCGCAAACATTAAGCCAAGTTTTTCAAATATGTAAGACTGCCCATCATTAGCTGCTACAGTTgctaacagcattttttttttatgtatgattATAACAAATGTCAGATTTCA encodes:
- the ahctf1 gene encoding protein ELYS; the protein is MRDLAAQVTSSLLRFPEVTIDALGEDEVTLDSVLHGKFTVGKSGLAWLACGPQLEVVHAVSGERFSAYHFSGVSEHPPTVLAVRDFCWLKRTGLLIGLEEAEGSMLCLYDLGISRVVKAVVIPGRITAIEPLVSYGGASASTQHLHQSLRWFFGVAAVVTDIGHVLLVDLCLDDLSCSQSELEASDLEVVNKSPSEIPRLREGVTQQGRHLCLQLSSPTGIGATALQYIQRTNQLAVGFSDGNLQLWNMKSLKKEYHSQLEGGRVPVYAFTFQEPENDPRNCCYLWAVQSAQDLEGDVVSLHLLQLAFGERKCLASGKIIYEGLEYCEERYSQDLNGTSFPLRAQATNTRLISCQTIEKFRHHPDRDDSMNEVASPDTSVSVFSWQVKSYGQGQPSTFIGVFDINRWYHAQMPDSLRTGESLRNCPYLAVWSLDCVIEMTAPCALLDILVHERSLSRGLPYTCPPPEQFFNPTTYNFDGSCLFNAGIVHFTCSGYQKETLSYLKKVAPSLGDSISNGYSRCLMSGLLSSRLADVQPSSLSQEEQLDAILCTAVETSSLGLITGCIKQWTTEEQPGSAVNLRYILEWAWNKVVHTKEELDEICAPLFDSSANFTDSQTLQLLQHSQRLLANLSTIFHCLLNEAQELTQKGLIGLMNKCMVSSLVSQYAQVVLWFCRTGLLPEGSDDDNVLQLSRPFYSHSIIKNYYIGQREELRRMARDKWCADCLMIDGLVSQCGERLSELWKRDEGGTGHYPPPSLHALLDIYLLENIEESAKHAIVIYLLLDVMYSFPNKSGASVESFPTAFAIPIGLVKLVQGLWLLDHHDHESSLELLLHPATSHSLWSWQHERVLQALMCQQKHSIALRYLHVMKPPLCTTSQAKLCLSVFLHNRCIVEAWALLRQHCNKLNTEEVMRFLFETCQELGLMKELLKLPLGLAEQECLQRFLQSTGGFQNRELLMVHYLQQANYVPALQLNQTLKLNLAADRDPKMKERSNTRNSILNQYGKVLPRVQRKLAIERAKPYQHPTIIHRVKRPQPLSTVTKRSASENVMTRAAFINNVYSKIEEVWAGNNTTPESSPFKSPKVSEMQVPSRHPSPPDLPEAFVGTPINKLTKRMSRLLDLVVQPSSQNSPESSNLTGTPTRSITSWSGPKSISKAPELSLLQTPQVVKRARALASGPVFSAYTPQSILRSSLRPTPVATPSASPGRSITPPLRPKESRITFIEDADSPEVPKGSVHWNNGIAINREHNTPKRSSPPAKASIEVWSEHSDAEEEDVDVKMTCMPSLGEQENPGVESETGFSIKEIPLAESTKVLPTLMRRPSLGQEASLVSNQSDTTLEFHDAPAPEDLLFTLKEQQANSSVDREVTVRLPNTSEEHTASVESNTTVDLPSLMLPEKAKNDRGEDLSNAERSLDTQEAQNEEERVNNTNDVVENITKVQLEGIPEAQVLEIDVAIEPELVVPVQKPSSESVAEISEHLETQEPTEEESLNTSSFFVEALSVPPTLEPLNRSMEENAANKTIDEPAVVKVSEAATEEPVSEASVSKISMGELVNHEHATIEPEISEECQEESMETSDLDAFVEQHLFGPDLTQSSIRESSEKSLKSDPVCDIKDYQTTSENAADLKTQTSETGTSESRSVVSLNDSDELSSAESAEDSDDEESEEESGDEKVEDSGSEVEIIDEVQGNGRSNHQLPSALYVGELPSHEQYFQDQANAVLSLITPEAQLKVLDTDMPEEESEVVMVGLSPADLDEEDGMCYTELRPSTTLLVPVELAEEQQTHLIDRGTMETLSGALEDSEGFTLMLDPDVEELPDASELDHNAVLLPLHEPEEHQDMENKPTTNSEVVILEHSFDVPDNKLEEVNDLVADIEPVVSGAPKVEEQPAKVLQTVQQINTPEAETSDQDTKCLSNGDGPSKIQDAPHTPLSVKVFETSSPENALPLEQLLEKDNGVSTLDTGVSAIAKDVAPSNQTTTPSLAEEVEELNTTKQAARPKSPGRSKSPARTKVERPGKETEEIKENLKEVQHSPSRRTRKTVTFPVPNLEAEKDLTEEEQMDSQVPSTPRRVTRSGKQLQDCQVPVTPRRSTRKADTVQQTNENHQDMPSEKVSKPASPARKTPQKATPRKGSRRTRSTAVEDHGDNDDNDKAILTEHIPNEISEIQLRQSTRKSQPTTTDRPEAQQEVPEERAQPTKAHSSPSRVTRKSTRGLTLESFQQDPAEDVTTLNKPVRTPPRSRRKTVATTAEKAINETYVVDDAQLQSVSRRLTRSRHWNQGDGLDKERPDLIPLEVHPKTPQADALVERLKNEEASEKNVPIVTEIIRAKRRTTRSAAPPINETQTIGFEESKLVLEEMEKHESKSFASARRTRASKLCENSASVDDSVAPVAEPRTTRGRKKGSAVQNEVEVPEILPVPQMLSEGGEADLQSKGDNCLVDDVPVETEVVKPRKKRTTRTKAAPEPPPPVEISFLSPFGSPAETISRTEKRTEEKEIPSLRMNLRRKRMMDAIFPKPVTRRKKL